Proteins encoded together in one Salmo salar chromosome ssa08, Ssal_v3.1, whole genome shotgun sequence window:
- the LOC106610101 gene encoding zinc finger protein 34-like, with protein MANCMVFHTQIASIMEVLANAAVADICKLVDDDYAVFRLEITQSQKENRALRRKLQLLELKVARERVLASRPSSVKILDQYKGMASGEGHLTGGHRSFVKPVGHNTWRGDQPITVDEGSGTSTQHVIMIEAGSPKVKHEWTEGEEDPQHSRDIQTGVLEAPAVATEDPITAQPRTQCSITEVSGRPNAVLKSETDTKTLTHRLLHTGSDHRSDPERLVVGPLGCPLAPGSEYLPVFHQSQRTVHSRGDGDALYTDVDDPSCSYATEMEPGNMPLGLKTQTDLSKGDWNQYSSSVYSEGCLDKKGEGLVTDEVTVKVEGDVPQTWNADSQLGDGHSQGRDFLDYRESLETTQNVATNSPLHTFRDRDPVSMSMGPSDSYGQILFDQVLNSNDRARAQAQGGGATSGNVKEKRFLCMFCNKAFSCPQTVEVHQRIHTGEKPYSCTQCHMRFAQSGSLKRHQRVHTGEKPYSCPQCEKKFSHQHHLKTHLKVHTGERPFACTLCGKRFSERSYLKIHQQKNHSTL; from the exons atggctaactgtatggtttttcacactcaaatagcctccattATGGAGGTACTAGCAAATGCAGCCGTGGCAGACatctgtaaactcgtagacgacgactatgcagtgtttcgtttggaaataactcaaagccagaaagaaaacagggcattgcggaggaaactacagctaCTGGAACTGAAGGTGGCACGGGAGCGCGTCCTCGCCAGTCGTCCCAGTAGTGTCAAGATTCTCGACCAATACAAAGGAATGGCAAGCG gtgaaggacatctcactggaggccacagaagctttgtgaagccagtgggacacaatacatggagaggtgaccaaccaatcactgttgatgaggggagtggaacctcaacccagcatgTTATCATGATAGAG GCTGGAAGTCCTAAAGTCAAGCACGAATggactgaaggagaggaggacccacagcacagcagagacatccagactggaGTACTTGAAGCGCCCGCTGTAGCCACAGAGGACCCTATCACAGCGCAGCCCAGGACCCAATGCAGCATCACGGAGGTCAGTGGAAGGCCAAACGCTGTCCTCAAGTCAGAGACCGACACCAAGACTTTAACACACCGGCTCTTACACACAGGCTCTGATCATAGATCAGACCCTGAGAGACTGGTGGTGGGGCCACTGGGCTGTCCTCTTGCTCCTGGCTCAGAGTATTTACCAGTATTTCACCAGAGCCAGAGAACGGTTCATTCCCGTGGAGATGGGGATGCGTTATACACGGACGTTGATGATCCGTCTTGTTCTTATGCTACAGAGATGGAACCTGGCAACATGCCCTTGGGTTTAAAGACACAGACTGATCTGTCTAAAGGGGACTggaaccagtacagtagtagtgtatactctgaagggtgCCTAGATAAGAAAGGGGAGGGTCTGGTCACAGATGAAGTGACTGTAAAAGTGGAGGGCGACGTTCCTCAAACATGGAATGCCGATAGTCAACTTGGAGACGGACACTCACAGGGTAGAGATTTCTTAGATTACAGAGAAAGCTTAGAAACAACTCAAAATGTGGCAACTAACTCCCCTCTACACACGTTCAGGGATCGTGACCCAGTGTCCATGTCGATGGGTCCTTCTGATTCGTACGGCCAAATCCTTTTcgatcaggtattgaactcaaacGACAGGGCTAGAGCCCAGGCTCAGGGAGGGGGAGCCACATCAGGCAATGTTAAAGAGaaacggttcctctgcatgttctgtaacaaagcCTTCAGCTGCCCCCAGACGGTGGAGGTGCACCAGAggatccacacaggggagaaaccctacagctgtacccagtgtcacatgcgcttTGCGCAGTCTGGCAGCCTAAAGAGGCACCAGAGAGTCCACACAGGTgagaaaccctacagctgcccccagtgtgagaagaAGTTCTCCCACCAGCACCATCTGAAGACGCACCTCAAGGTCCACACGGGAGAAAGGCCATTCGCCTGTACGCTCTGTGGGAAaaggttctcagagaggagctacctcaagatacaccagcagaaaaaccATTCCACTCTATAG